GTATGAGGTTTTTGGGTATACACTTTACCATCATTCAACTCATATGTTCCGACAATCAAAGAGGATACTTTTATAAAATCGTGTTATATTGCTTAGTAGATACTTTAGGTTAAACATGGATTCCATTTTATTCATCCCCCTAAATGTTAAATAAGACCACAGAATAGATGCTTATTTTTTTCTTATTCTATTCAATACATTGTATATCGTTGTCATTGCACCATTCTAACGCTATTTGCTTAAAACCTTCAGCTCTGTATGTATACCACTCATCATGAATTTCTAGATCATATAGTTTATCTTTAAATCTTCTGAAGGCACCTTTGCCTTGTATTGAATTAAATAACTCACTTTTTTTCTTTTGGTCATTCAAGTTATCAATAAATTGCTCCATCATATTATACTCACTGATTTCAAATTTTGTTGGGATTTCTAAGTAATCTTCAAAGTTTTCTAATACATCTATAGCGATTTGTATATCTTTTTGTTGCCACTCAGGGAGATGGTCAAACGACTCTTCGTCCTCAGCAATTCTCATATCATCACCAGATACTGAAACTACTTCGTAAGTTTTCAGATTCAAATATGTACTTGTTCCTTCAAATTGCGTCTCCATCACATCAATAATTTCATTAAGTTTCACTTGTTTTTTCATATATGTTGCCATCTCCTGTTTAAAATAAAAAGAGCTGTATCTTAGCTCTTTTATTTTAATTCTATTTGAACAACAATTAATTCTCAAGCAACATAATAGAAATTAGATAATCAAAGCTTCCTTGTCGACTAAAAAATCAATTATTTTTTTATTAATTAATTCTGGTTGTTCTCCATTTATACTATGACCGGCATCTTTAATAATTTTTAAATTCAATCCAAGTTCTGCATATGCTTGTTTTATATCTGGTTTATAAACAAGTTTGTCGTAATCACCAATTAAAAATAAGGCATTATCTTTGAACTGTGAAAATGTTTGGATGTCATGTGATGCAATATTACGAACTAAGGGAATACTGTGTTTGAAAATATAATAGAAATGTTTGAATACCTCATCATTTTCATCATCCAATACAATATTTGGACCACTTAGCTTCTTAAATAATTTTACAGCATTTTTTTTATTCGGATTTAATATTTCTGGCATGAACACTTTGATCGTTCTAAGAGTATATAAGGATTTTTTAAATCCGTTTACTTTGATAGGAAGATGTCCTGCCATTCCTACCAATTTATTTACTCGATCAGGATAATGAATCGCATAATTCAACATTAAAATTACTCCGAAGGAAACTCCTATCATATGAGCGTTTTTAATATTAAGAGTATTCATGATTTCATTAATCCATTTTGCTTCATCGAAACTTTTAAAAAACAACTCATTTGGTTCGCTTTTCCCTGCCGCTCCCAAGGTGTCTACTGCAACTACATAAAAATGTTTTGTAAATTCTTGAATATTATGAACCCACATCAGTGATGAATTATCACCAGTACCATGAAACAATACTAAGGCAGGTTTGGTTATATCACCGGCTTCAATGATATGTGTTCTCCCATAGGTTGTTGCAATATCATGTTCTTCAACTTCCACATCCCACATCTTCAATAATATATCATAGGATTCATATAACAGCTTTTTGCCTTCCTCGCTTTTAAATACTTTTTTTGGCATTATAAAACCTCCTATATTGACAAGATTTATGTGCTGAACAATAAGACATATAGATTAGCTTTTTCTTGAAACCGTTTTCCATAAAGGATATTTTTTTCGAACTGTTTATGTTCTTAAATGGGTTAGAAAATCTTAGATCTTGACTTACAATGAGGGGATTTGAGAAATATAAGTATTAAAAAATACTATGTTATTATGAATTATTCTATTTAATTTTTTTGAAAAAGTATATACATTTTAAGGAATTAAGTGAACCCAAATGCACAGCTTTAACAATTCGTTCATCAACTGATCACGAAATGTTCATTTTCCCCAAATTCAATTATAAATGATAATCACAATGGGGTGAAAAACAAAAAATAACTGCTCTTAAATTAAGCAGTTATTAAAAAAATGATCATATCTCATTCCAATCCGTCTAACTATTTGATTCATTTTTAAGTTCATTTTTTACAGTGATTTCTCTTATTTTGATCGTGTTTTTATGAATTTCATTCAATAGGTACAGACCTCTAAATAAAATGGCAAAAACTATTGCAC
The window above is part of the Chengkuizengella sediminis genome. Proteins encoded here:
- a CDS encoding UPF0158 family protein; the protein is MKKQVKLNEIIDVMETQFEGTSTYLNLKTYEVVSVSGDDMRIAEDEESFDHLPEWQQKDIQIAIDVLENFEDYLEIPTKFEISEYNMMEQFIDNLNDQKKKSELFNSIQGKGAFRRFKDKLYDLEIHDEWYTYRAEGFKQIALEWCNDNDIQCIE
- a CDS encoding alpha/beta fold hydrolase, translating into MPKKVFKSEEGKKLLYESYDILLKMWDVEVEEHDIATTYGRTHIIEAGDITKPALVLFHGTGDNSSLMWVHNIQEFTKHFYVVAVDTLGAAGKSEPNELFFKSFDEAKWINEIMNTLNIKNAHMIGVSFGVILMLNYAIHYPDRVNKLVGMAGHLPIKVNGFKKSLYTLRTIKVFMPEILNPNKKNAVKLFKKLSGPNIVLDDENDEVFKHFYYIFKHSIPLVRNIASHDIQTFSQFKDNALFLIGDYDKLVYKPDIKQAYAELGLNLKIIKDAGHSINGEQPELINKKIIDFLVDKEALII